A region of the Thalassoroseus pseudoceratinae genome:
GAAAATTCCCAAGCTGCCGTACAACATCATCACCGGTCGCCACCCCGGCGCGTAAAGTTTGCCGATCGAGTCGGGAAAACTTTCCTCAAGGAGAAATCGGTTCAAACGCTGACATTCCGCGTCGGTCAAATCCCGTTCAGAACGATCGCGGATCAACGCAATGGCCTCACGCGGGAGACTCGAAGACCGAAACGCTTCCGCATCGTACAAGTCGGAATCTGTAATCAGCCGGTTCAATTCCGTGAGCAGTTCCTCATCGGTATTCCATTTGGGGTGGCTCGCGTCGGATTCGGTTGTGAACAGAATTGATGCAAGATGTGTCTTCGGCGACGGGGAGTCGGATGTCTCGAACGCTTGCTGAGCTTCGGTGAGGAATCCTTGTCGGTCGAGCATGTCATCGGGTTGCAGGGTCGTGGTGGCATCGGCGGGGAGAAAAAACACGATCAGTGATGCCGTCAACAGCGGTGCCAATGCGCCACCGGCTCGGCCGCCAAATGCCACGATGGCACTGGCCAATCCGCGGTTCGGAAATGGAACCCATTTGCTGACGACGCTGGCACTCGTGGGGTACGCTCCCGCTTGCCCCAGTCCACAACCGACCCGTGCGAACAATAGCATCGCAAACGAGTACACCGCTCCAATCATCGCGGTAAACACCGACCAGGAAAGCACGTAGATTGCCAGCATAATGCGGGCACCGTAGCGGTCACTCAACCAACCCGACGGTACCTGAGCCAACGCATACGACCAGAAAAACGCACTAATGAACCAACTGATCTGCGTTTGCGTCAGACGCAAATCCTCGCGGATGTAATCGACGGCGAAGCCCACACAGAACCGGTCGAGATACAACAGCACGGCCATTAACATCGCCACGAAAACGACGAGATGACGAATGTGGGTCGGTTGCTGTGGATTCTCGGGTGAGGTTGTTTCGGCCACGGAATTCCGTCTTTCGCCAGAGGTCTTCGAACGCATCGATCGATAAGACGGTAAACCGGACTGCATGGCTATTCAAGCGGGAGACGCAACGGAGCAAGCCCTGTCACGCTGAGTGGAAATTCTTGCCGTTCGGGTTCGCATCGGCAAACTCAAATGGTTATTCTCGGAGCACACCGATTGAAATTCCCCCTCAAATTCTCAGCGAAAGCCGATCCATGAAAGTCATTCTTGGAGTTCTATTCGCGTTCGTTTGTCTTCCTCTCGGATCGGTCCAAGCGGATGAGCAGTCCGCCGCCGATGCCTCTCGCGTTTTGCCGAACGACCAGCGTCCGAATGACTCTCGACTTGGTGATCTTCGAGATTTGAACGCATACTTTCCCATGGCTCCGCCGGCATCACCGGATCAGTGGGCCCATCGGGCGGAGGAACTTCGACGACGTGTGTTGCTCTCCCAAGGAATATGGCCATTGCCGAACCGCTCACCGGTCGAAGCCACCGTTCATGGTCGAGTCGAACGCGATGGGTATTCGGTCGACCGCGTGTTCTTCGAAAGCAGTCCTGGGCTGTACGTCACCGGAAGTTTGTATCGTCCCGATGTACCACAAGGGACCAAGATGCCGGTTGTGCTTTGCCCGCATGGGCACTGGGCCGACGGCCGGTT
Encoded here:
- a CDS encoding MFS transporter, producing the protein MAETTSPENPQQPTHIRHLVVFVAMLMAVLLYLDRFCVGFAVDYIREDLRLTQTQISWFISAFFWSYALAQVPSGWLSDRYGARIMLAIYVLSWSVFTAMIGAVYSFAMLLFARVGCGLGQAGAYPTSASVVSKWVPFPNRGLASAIVAFGGRAGGALAPLLTASLIVFFLPADATTTLQPDDMLDRQGFLTEAQQAFETSDSPSPKTHLASILFTTESDASHPKWNTDEELLTELNRLITDSDLYDAEAFRSSSLPREAIALIRDRSERDLTDAECQRLNRFLLEESFPDSIGKLYAPGWRPVMMLYGSLGIFVAGLVWLVFRSRPEKHPWCNAAEAEMIENSRPVNAPSPHGKPGRVPLVRLLTSRSMWLVCLMQFGTNVGWLFLVAWLPRYLLEVHSVPILQRGFLASVPLMFGIAGVLFGGRLTDFLTARAGLKWGRRWPLLITRSTAAVGYAIVLWLSTLPPDSPLQTVWMYVAAFSLVSFSTDSGTGSVWAFNQDVGGRYVGSVLGWSNMWGNLGAAVSPLIYNYYLGENPTGGDWNQMFLVCLGAFVIAGLCALGVDATRTIAPPDDDKT